A region from the Streptomyces sp. 3214.6 genome encodes:
- a CDS encoding type I polyketide synthase gives MADEEKLRQYLKKATGELQRTARRLREIELKDSEPIAIVGMGCRFPPDLRSAADLWRFVVGEGDGISPFPADRGWGAVDLPGGTDAPALPTAAQGGFVAGADRFDAEFFGIGEHEALAMDPQQRLLLETAWHAVEHAGLDPAGLRGTLTGVYAGVSYSHYAGEPRAGLPAGVEEQLIVGGAPSTTSGRVSYVMGLRGPAISVDTACSSSLVGIHLACQGLRRGDCELALAGGVTVMATPDVIVEFGRRGALAGDGRCKPFSAAADGMGFGEGAGLLVLERLSAARRNGHSVLAVIRGSAVNQDGATNGLTSPSRAAQEAVIRQALADAGLTPDQVDAVEGHGTGTALGDSIEAEAVIAVYGESRTAERPLRLSSVKSNIGHTQTASGVASVIKTVMSIRAGTHARTLHFDRPSPHVDWSGATVAPTTETVPWPADGRPRRAGVSSFGISGTNAHLILEESAAQDGGSDPAPDGADGIATPWVLSAKSEPALRAMAAELGGFLAARPSRATEVGGSLARTRAGFRHRAVSVGVSADDHLAALAALARGEDAPGLFTGAVTAAKTAVVFTGAEAADDDSIRRLAERFPVFAEAYDDVRTCLESHLDRPPATYRHAAVFAVQVALYRLALSCGVAPDLVAGSGVGEITAALAAGVLSPADAGALAAAVARVYDTEGRGDIGGRGAEDGLRATAERIGYAKPRIPFVSPGRPGQPDHPGRLDHPEHWAAGDFLRAGGGDLLARVRSQGATACLELDPAAVVTTEGLLTRLAAAYTAGATVSWEAAFTGTDARGMRLPGYPFRGKRYWLDAPSSRGRGGDELVGEPVHPLLGGPIDLADPGERRFTRTPAAREPWYVAQYRLRGTRALPPAAVAEWALAAARRGAREGDDARTIGDLAFGEPTTLPGTLPPALQTAAQTHGAVRRIRGFSADPGDDGPGEGGGWALRFTASSTEETVPVPSCADLDRLRSRMTEQGPQELFARLADAGIACGPAFREVACRWWRGDEEALTLLETDAVAADGDQYVVHPVVLETCFLTALPLVADADADARLWLPSGLSRLTWHRELPRRLWCHVRRSPGGPIDLELYSDAGEPLVTVAGLTYAASDPAWQAAAVAEPEAVEPWDADELSRLAVEEPQEARQALTDILFTRMTVLVPGLADEAESLRARFTGTRLGDLGLDSLRAMRLREQFRTALLVDVPPQRLLGDTTVADIVDLVCRSLAARSLVLTGDEEPATAEPLEELIL, from the coding sequence ATGGCTGATGAAGAAAAGCTGCGTCAGTACCTGAAGAAGGCCACCGGCGAACTGCAGCGCACCGCCCGGAGACTGCGCGAGATCGAGCTGAAGGATTCCGAGCCCATCGCGATCGTCGGCATGGGCTGCCGGTTTCCGCCCGATCTGCGTTCCGCGGCGGATCTCTGGCGGTTCGTCGTCGGCGAAGGCGACGGCATCTCGCCGTTCCCCGCCGACCGCGGATGGGGCGCCGTCGACCTGCCCGGCGGCACGGACGCGCCGGCGCTGCCCACGGCGGCCCAGGGGGGCTTCGTCGCCGGAGCCGACCGGTTCGATGCCGAGTTCTTCGGGATCGGCGAGCACGAGGCGCTGGCGATGGATCCGCAGCAACGGCTGCTCCTGGAGACCGCTTGGCACGCGGTCGAGCACGCCGGCCTGGATCCGGCCGGTCTGCGCGGGACCCTGACGGGCGTCTACGCAGGGGTGTCCTACTCCCACTACGCCGGGGAGCCTCGGGCGGGGCTCCCGGCGGGCGTCGAGGAGCAGCTGATTGTCGGCGGAGCGCCGAGCACGACGTCGGGCCGGGTCTCCTACGTCATGGGACTGCGCGGTCCGGCCATCAGCGTCGACACGGCCTGCTCGTCCTCCCTGGTCGGCATCCATCTGGCGTGTCAGGGACTGCGGCGCGGCGACTGCGAGCTCGCGCTGGCCGGCGGCGTCACGGTCATGGCCACACCGGACGTCATCGTCGAGTTCGGCCGCCGCGGCGCTCTCGCCGGGGACGGCAGATGCAAGCCCTTCTCGGCCGCCGCGGACGGCATGGGGTTCGGTGAAGGTGCCGGGCTGCTGGTGCTGGAGCGCCTGTCCGCGGCTCGGCGCAACGGCCACTCGGTGCTCGCGGTGATCCGCGGGTCGGCCGTCAACCAGGACGGCGCGACGAACGGGCTGACCTCGCCGAGCCGCGCGGCCCAGGAGGCGGTCATCCGGCAGGCGCTGGCCGACGCCGGGCTCACCCCCGACCAGGTGGACGCGGTGGAAGGACACGGGACCGGCACGGCGCTGGGTGACTCGATCGAGGCCGAGGCCGTCATCGCCGTCTACGGCGAGAGCAGGACGGCCGAGCGGCCCCTGCGGCTGAGCTCGGTCAAATCGAACATCGGCCATACCCAGACGGCGTCCGGGGTGGCGAGCGTGATCAAGACGGTCATGTCCATCCGCGCGGGCACCCACGCGCGGACGCTCCACTTCGACCGGCCGTCCCCGCACGTGGACTGGTCCGGCGCAACGGTCGCGCCGACGACCGAGACGGTTCCGTGGCCCGCCGACGGTCGTCCCCGGCGGGCCGGCGTGTCCTCCTTCGGCATCAGCGGCACCAACGCCCATCTGATCCTCGAGGAGTCGGCCGCGCAGGACGGCGGATCCGACCCGGCGCCGGACGGCGCCGACGGCATCGCCACGCCCTGGGTGCTGTCCGCGAAGTCGGAGCCGGCGCTGCGTGCCATGGCCGCGGAGCTGGGCGGCTTCCTGGCCGCACGACCGTCCCGCGCGACGGAGGTCGGGGGGTCGCTCGCCCGCACGAGGGCGGGCTTCAGACACCGCGCGGTCAGCGTGGGCGTCTCCGCCGACGACCATCTCGCCGCGCTCGCGGCTCTCGCCCGCGGCGAGGACGCGCCCGGCCTGTTCACCGGTGCGGTCACCGCCGCGAAAACGGCCGTGGTGTTCACCGGCGCCGAGGCGGCCGACGATGACTCGATCCGACGGCTGGCGGAACGCTTCCCCGTCTTCGCCGAGGCGTACGACGACGTTCGCACCTGTCTTGAGTCCCATCTCGACCGGCCGCCGGCAACGTACCGCCACGCCGCCGTCTTCGCCGTCCAGGTGGCGCTGTACCGCTTGGCCCTTTCGTGCGGAGTGGCGCCGGATCTTGTCGCCGGTTCGGGGGTCGGCGAGATCACGGCCGCTCTTGCCGCCGGTGTCCTGTCGCCTGCGGATGCCGGGGCGCTCGCGGCGGCCGTCGCGCGCGTGTACGACACCGAGGGCCGCGGGGACATCGGGGGCCGCGGGGCCGAGGACGGGCTGCGGGCCACCGCGGAACGGATCGGTTACGCGAAGCCGCGCATCCCGTTCGTCTCCCCCGGCCGACCCGGCCAACCCGACCACCCCGGCCGCCTCGACCACCCCGAGCACTGGGCAGCGGGTGACTTCCTGCGGGCCGGCGGCGGGGACCTCCTCGCCCGGGTGCGGTCGCAGGGCGCGACGGCCTGTCTGGAGCTGGATCCCGCAGCCGTCGTCACGACGGAAGGGCTCCTGACACGCCTCGCGGCGGCGTACACGGCTGGTGCGACGGTGTCGTGGGAGGCCGCCTTCACCGGGACGGACGCCAGGGGGATGCGTCTGCCCGGCTACCCGTTCCGCGGCAAGCGGTACTGGCTCGACGCGCCGAGCTCCCGGGGCCGCGGGGGCGACGAGCTCGTCGGGGAGCCCGTGCACCCCCTGCTCGGAGGCCCGATCGACCTCGCCGACCCGGGCGAACGGCGGTTCACCCGGACACCGGCGGCGCGGGAACCCTGGTACGTCGCGCAGTACCGGTTGCGCGGCACGCGGGCCCTGCCACCCGCCGCCGTCGCCGAATGGGCGCTGGCGGCCGCACGCCGGGGAGCCCGCGAGGGCGACGACGCCCGGACGATCGGGGATCTCGCCTTCGGCGAGCCCACCACGCTGCCCGGCACGCTCCCGCCGGCCCTTCAGACAGCGGCGCAAACCCACGGCGCGGTCCGCCGGATCAGGGGATTCAGCGCCGATCCCGGGGACGACGGTCCCGGGGAGGGCGGCGGCTGGGCCCTGCGGTTCACCGCGTCGAGCACCGAGGAGACCGTCCCGGTCCCTTCCTGCGCAGACCTCGACCGGCTGCGCTCCCGGATGACCGAGCAGGGTCCGCAGGAACTGTTCGCGCGGCTCGCGGACGCCGGAATCGCCTGCGGCCCGGCCTTCCGTGAGGTCGCCTGCCGCTGGTGGCGGGGCGACGAGGAAGCGCTGACCCTCCTCGAGACCGACGCGGTCGCCGCTGACGGCGATCAGTACGTCGTGCACCCCGTGGTGCTCGAGACCTGCTTCCTGACCGCCCTGCCGCTCGTCGCCGACGCCGACGCCGACGCCCGCCTGTGGCTTCCGTCGGGCCTGTCCCGGCTCACCTGGCACCGCGAGCTGCCACGACGGCTGTGGTGCCATGTCCGCCGTAGCCCCGGCGGCCCGATCGACCTGGAGCTGTACTCCGACGCCGGCGAACCGCTCGTCACCGTCGCGGGGCTCACGTACGCCGCATCCGATCCGGCCTGGCAGGCGGCGGCCGTCGCCGAGCCGGAGGCCGTCGAGCCGTGGGACGCCGACGAATTGTCGCGGCTCGCCGTCGAGGAGCCGCAGGAGGCACGGCAAGCCCTCACGGACATCCTGTTCACCCGGATGACTGTGCTGGTCCCGGGGCTCGCGGACGAGGCGGAGAGCCTGCGCGCACGGTTCACCGGCACCCGGCTGGGTGATCTCGGCCTGGACTCGCTGCGCGCGATGCGGCTCAGGGAGCAGTTCCGCACGGCGCTTCTCGTGGACGTCCCGCCCCAGCGCCTCCTCGGCGACACCACCGTGGCGGACATCGTCGACCTGGTCTGCCGGTCCCTCGCCGCCCGAAGCCTCGTCCTGACCGGCGACGAGGAGCCGGCGACCGCCGAACCCCTCGAAGAACTCATCCTGTAA
- a CDS encoding non-ribosomal peptide synthetase: MTTDLFAELYRRGVRLRLADGRLHVTAPPDALTPELREEMKLRRDELIEIISRSGNTDEPAGLVPRPEERHDPFPLTDIQHAYWVGRTPAVELGGNSTHCYLEFDAMDLDVPRLGQSLDQVVRRHDMLRAIIQPDGRQRVLPEVAPYDIRVTDLSGLDDAARESGIARIREELAHQVLPADRCPLFEVRATRLDDRRWRLHLSLDMLVMDGFSFGIFQRDWFRFYSRPDSPPEPIDVTFRDYVLAEQRQQSEQLFEADKKYWLDRLDRLPPAPELPLAVQPGQLSRPRFARRDGRLSRDQWSAVKETARRRGLTPSAVLITAYADVLRRWSKRPEFTLNLTLFNRRPLHPRIGEVIGDFTSLIPLEARPEPEDSFTARAKRLHHQLMDDLGHSAYSGVRVLRERARRLGGRLGAAMPVVFTSMIGFDSATDLAETAQVFGDVVYGVSQTPQVWLDYQVLEDRGELLVNWDFVDELFPAGMIEEMFLAHRACLERLGESEAAWDERELVTLPAAQADERRRANATEAPLPERTLCGLVEEQAERTPDAIAVISADGEHTYRELVDDAYRLAHVLQSMDATRDTLIGVITEKGYEQVAAALGVTRSGAAYLPIQPRWPAARRTQLLQQGRVGVVVTTPQLRDELTWPDGIRLVTLADAGVRSAPPTPPPAGPAPDDLAYVIFTSGSTGTPKGVMIDHRAAANTVQDLNDRYRVTPDDRVLALSALSFDLSVYDIFGLPAAGGAVVMPEPSRAQEPGHWSELVDRHRVTIWNTVPALMQAWIDAHDPVALPPGHGLRLVMMSGDWIPVALPDRIRAFYPEAEVMSLGGATEASIWSIHYPIGAVPPHWSRIPYGKPLANQTMHVYDQWLEPSPVWATGEIYIGGSGVARGYWADPERTAERFVVHPRTKARLYRTGDLGRYLPGGDIEFLGREDSQIKLNGYRIELGEIAAPLLRHPGVRDALVSVDTNPRTGRRQLVAYLVPAAGEAVTGPTHPDADALRAELEQVLPEYMVPRHYLVIPRVPLSANGKVDVSALPAPRDHQTPGRPSVPQDELERTLLRVWQEVLERDDFGTEENFFELGGDSLHAIGVLERIGKEFGTSESQDDGLRRLFDHPTVAGLAAVIRAEGQGS; encoded by the coding sequence ATGACCACGGATCTCTTCGCCGAGCTGTACCGCCGGGGGGTCAGATTACGGCTGGCCGACGGCCGGCTTCATGTGACGGCCCCGCCCGACGCCCTGACCCCCGAACTGCGCGAGGAGATGAAGCTCCGCCGGGACGAGCTCATCGAGATCATCTCGCGCTCCGGGAACACGGACGAGCCGGCCGGTCTGGTTCCACGGCCCGAGGAGCGGCATGACCCGTTCCCGCTGACGGACATCCAGCACGCGTACTGGGTGGGGCGGACACCGGCGGTGGAGCTCGGCGGGAACTCGACCCACTGCTACCTCGAGTTCGATGCCATGGATCTCGACGTGCCGAGGCTGGGCCAAAGCCTCGACCAGGTCGTCCGGCGCCACGACATGCTCAGGGCGATCATCCAGCCCGACGGCCGTCAGCGTGTCCTGCCCGAGGTCGCGCCGTACGACATCCGGGTCACCGACCTGTCCGGGCTCGACGACGCGGCGCGGGAGAGCGGGATCGCGCGGATCCGGGAAGAGCTGGCACACCAGGTGCTGCCCGCCGACCGATGTCCGCTGTTCGAAGTCCGCGCGACCCGGCTGGACGACCGGCGATGGCGTCTGCACCTCAGCCTGGACATGCTGGTCATGGACGGGTTCAGCTTCGGAATCTTCCAGCGCGACTGGTTCCGCTTCTACAGCCGGCCGGACTCCCCGCCCGAGCCCATCGACGTCACGTTCCGGGACTACGTTCTCGCCGAGCAGCGGCAGCAGAGCGAGCAGCTGTTCGAAGCCGACAAGAAGTACTGGCTGGACCGGCTCGACCGACTGCCCCCCGCTCCCGAACTGCCCCTGGCCGTCCAGCCCGGGCAGCTCTCCCGCCCCAGGTTCGCCCGGCGTGACGGCCGGCTGTCCCGCGATCAGTGGTCCGCCGTCAAGGAGACCGCCCGCCGCCGGGGCCTCACTCCGTCCGCCGTGCTCATCACCGCCTACGCCGATGTGCTCCGGCGCTGGTCGAAGCGGCCCGAGTTCACTCTCAACCTGACGCTGTTCAACCGTCGGCCGCTCCATCCCCGGATCGGCGAGGTGATCGGCGACTTCACCTCGCTGATCCCCCTCGAGGCGCGGCCCGAGCCGGAGGACTCCTTCACGGCGCGGGCGAAACGCCTGCACCACCAGCTGATGGACGATCTCGGGCACTCCGCCTACTCCGGGGTCCGCGTCCTGCGGGAGCGCGCCAGGCGCCTGGGGGGTCGGCTGGGGGCCGCGATGCCGGTCGTCTTCACGAGCATGATCGGCTTCGACTCCGCGACCGACCTCGCCGAGACCGCCCAGGTGTTCGGCGACGTCGTGTACGGCGTCAGCCAGACGCCCCAGGTCTGGCTGGACTACCAGGTGCTCGAGGACCGGGGCGAGCTGCTGGTCAACTGGGACTTCGTCGACGAACTCTTCCCCGCCGGCATGATCGAGGAGATGTTCCTCGCCCACCGCGCGTGCCTGGAACGCCTCGGCGAGAGCGAAGCCGCGTGGGACGAGCGGGAGCTCGTCACGCTCCCCGCCGCCCAGGCCGACGAGCGCCGCCGGGCCAACGCGACCGAGGCCCCCCTCCCTGAGCGGACGCTCTGCGGCCTGGTCGAGGAACAGGCCGAACGGACCCCGGACGCGATCGCCGTGATCTCGGCCGACGGCGAGCACACCTACCGCGAGCTGGTCGACGACGCCTACCGGCTGGCCCACGTTCTGCAGTCGATGGACGCGACCCGGGACACCCTGATCGGCGTCATCACCGAGAAGGGGTACGAGCAGGTGGCGGCGGCCCTCGGCGTCACCCGGTCCGGGGCCGCGTATCTGCCGATCCAGCCGCGCTGGCCGGCCGCCCGGCGGACGCAGCTCCTCCAGCAGGGCCGGGTCGGGGTCGTGGTCACGACACCGCAGCTGCGGGACGAGCTGACCTGGCCCGACGGCATCCGGCTGGTGACCCTCGCCGACGCAGGGGTACGGTCCGCGCCGCCCACCCCGCCGCCGGCCGGTCCCGCCCCGGACGACCTGGCATACGTGATCTTCACCTCCGGGTCGACCGGCACGCCGAAGGGCGTCATGATCGACCATCGGGCCGCGGCCAACACGGTCCAGGACCTCAACGACCGCTACCGTGTCACCCCGGACGACCGGGTGCTGGCCCTGTCCGCCCTCAGCTTCGACCTCTCCGTGTACGACATCTTCGGTCTGCCGGCGGCGGGCGGCGCCGTCGTCATGCCGGAGCCGAGCAGGGCGCAGGAGCCAGGGCACTGGAGCGAACTGGTGGACCGGCACCGGGTGACGATCTGGAACACTGTGCCGGCCCTGATGCAGGCGTGGATCGACGCGCACGATCCGGTCGCTCTCCCGCCCGGACACGGGCTGCGGCTGGTCATGATGAGCGGCGACTGGATCCCCGTCGCGCTGCCGGACCGGATCCGCGCGTTCTACCCCGAGGCCGAGGTGATGAGCCTGGGCGGCGCCACCGAGGCGTCCATCTGGTCGATCCACTACCCGATCGGCGCGGTGCCCCCGCACTGGTCACGGATCCCCTACGGCAAGCCGCTCGCCAACCAGACCATGCATGTGTACGACCAGTGGCTCGAACCGAGTCCGGTCTGGGCGACGGGTGAGATCTACATCGGCGGAAGCGGTGTGGCCCGTGGCTACTGGGCCGATCCCGAGCGGACGGCGGAGCGGTTCGTCGTGCATCCCCGGACCAAGGCCCGCCTGTACCGGACCGGCGACCTCGGCCGCTATCTGCCCGGCGGGGACATCGAGTTCCTGGGACGCGAGGACTCGCAGATCAAGCTCAACGGCTACCGCATCGAGCTCGGAGAGATCGCGGCCCCGCTGCTGCGGCATCCGGGCGTCCGTGACGCACTGGTCTCCGTGGACACCAACCCCAGGACGGGCCGCCGCCAACTGGTCGCCTACCTGGTTCCGGCGGCAGGCGAGGCCGTCACGGGGCCGACGCATCCCGACGCCGACGCGCTGCGGGCCGAGCTCGAACAGGTCCTGCCGGAATACATGGTGCCGCGCCACTATCTCGTCATCCCCAGGGTGCCGCTCAGCGCGAACGGCAAAGTAGACGTGTCGGCTCTGCCCGCCCCGAGGGACCACCAGACCCCCGGTCGGCCGTCCGTTCCGCAGGACGAGCTGGAGCGCACGCTGCTGCGGGTGTGGCAAGAGGTCCTGGAGCGCGACGACTTCGGGACGGAGGAGAACTTCTTCGAGCTCGGCGGGGACTCCCTGCACGCGATCGGTGTCCTGGAGCGCATCGGCAAGGAGTTCGGGACGAGCGAGAGTCAGGACGACGGTCTGCGCAGGCTCTTCGACCACCCCACGGTCGCCGGGCTGGCCGCCGTCATACGGGCCGAGGGCCAGGGGTCCTGA
- a CDS encoding ABC transporter permease, producing MSTPAVSTRPAAPEDPIDALLAEGRVRGRAGAFAASATFGRRAMLKLKHDPKQLVDSSAIPILLTVLFTYLFGGAISGSTSEYLKVLLPGVLSMSIAIVTMYGGGRLAQDVRSGAFDRFRGLPVWRGAFVLGGLLSDIARYLFASAIVLVLGMIMGYRPDGGVLGVLPAVALVVAFGLSLSLVWAAVALAVRDQAVVLSIANAVLMPLSFASNIFVQPSTMPGWLQAFVDVNPLSHVSSAARALMNDTGGAGGDVLWSLGAIAVLTLVCGPITLRLYSKQG from the coding sequence ATGAGTACTCCCGCCGTGTCCACGCGCCCCGCTGCGCCGGAGGACCCGATCGACGCGCTCCTCGCCGAGGGACGCGTACGCGGTCGTGCCGGCGCCTTCGCCGCCTCGGCCACCTTCGGCAGGCGCGCCATGCTGAAGCTCAAGCACGACCCCAAGCAGCTCGTGGACTCGTCCGCCATCCCGATCCTGCTGACGGTGCTGTTCACCTACCTCTTCGGCGGCGCCATCAGCGGTTCGACCAGCGAATACCTCAAGGTCCTGCTGCCCGGCGTGCTCAGCATGAGCATCGCGATCGTCACCATGTACGGGGGCGGCCGTCTCGCCCAGGACGTGCGCAGCGGAGCCTTCGACCGCTTCCGCGGCCTGCCGGTCTGGCGCGGCGCCTTCGTGCTCGGCGGGCTGCTCAGCGATATCGCCCGCTATCTGTTCGCCTCCGCCATCGTGCTCGTCCTCGGCATGATCATGGGCTACCGCCCCGACGGCGGTGTGCTGGGCGTGCTCCCCGCGGTCGCCCTGGTCGTCGCCTTCGGACTCTCGCTGTCCCTGGTGTGGGCCGCGGTCGCGCTGGCCGTCCGCGACCAGGCCGTCGTCCTCAGCATCGCCAACGCCGTGCTGATGCCCCTGTCGTTCGCCAGCAACATCTTCGTCCAGCCGAGCACCATGCCCGGCTGGCTCCAGGCCTTCGTCGACGTCAACCCGCTCAGCCATGTGTCGAGCGCGGCCCGCGCCCTGATGAACGACACCGGAGGCGCCGGTGGCGACGTCCTCTGGTCGCTCGGCGCGATCGCCGTCCTCACCCTCGTATGCGGCCCGATCACGCTCCGCCTCTACAGCAAGCAGGGCTGA
- a CDS encoding ATP-binding cassette domain-containing protein, protein MSKKSSGADHPAVEARGLVKVYGENRALDGIDLTIGRGQVFGFLGPNGAGKTTTIRILATLARPDGGTARVLGHDVLTETDAIRSRVAVTGQFASLDEDLTGHENLLILGRLNGLSRAATRKRADDLLAAFDLTGAADRPVGGYSGGMRRRLDIGASLIVTPDLLFLDEPTTGLDPRSRNQVWDLVRRVAAAGTTVLLTTQYLEEADQLAERIAVIDNGRIVAEGTSAQLKSRVGSGTLHVRLLDGEQRPRALQILADVLEGTVQAAADPLSVSVLLAGRPDETDVGRLVGRAATQLADAGVGIADLSLGQPSLDEAFLALTGHGAGPATIDHEELNA, encoded by the coding sequence ATGTCAAAGAAAAGTTCGGGTGCGGATCATCCGGCGGTCGAGGCGCGCGGCCTGGTCAAGGTCTACGGCGAGAACCGGGCGCTGGACGGGATCGACCTCACGATCGGGCGCGGTCAGGTGTTCGGGTTCCTCGGCCCCAACGGTGCGGGCAAGACCACAACGATCCGCATCCTGGCCACCCTGGCCCGTCCGGACGGCGGCACCGCCCGCGTCCTCGGCCACGACGTGCTGACCGAGACGGACGCGATCCGGTCCCGGGTGGCGGTGACCGGCCAGTTCGCCTCCCTCGACGAAGATCTCACCGGACACGAGAACCTGCTGATCCTCGGCCGGCTCAACGGACTGTCCCGGGCGGCCACCAGGAAGCGCGCCGACGACCTGCTCGCCGCGTTCGACCTGACCGGCGCGGCCGACCGGCCGGTGGGCGGCTACTCCGGCGGCATGCGCCGCCGGCTCGACATCGGCGCGAGCCTGATCGTGACCCCCGACCTGCTGTTCCTCGACGAGCCGACCACCGGACTCGACCCGCGCAGCCGCAACCAGGTGTGGGACCTGGTCCGTCGGGTCGCCGCGGCCGGCACCACGGTGCTGCTCACCACCCAGTACCTCGAGGAGGCCGACCAGCTCGCCGAGCGGATCGCGGTCATCGACAACGGCCGGATCGTGGCCGAAGGCACCAGCGCCCAGCTCAAGTCCCGGGTCGGCTCGGGCACCCTGCACGTCCGGCTCCTCGACGGCGAGCAGCGTCCGCGCGCGCTGCAGATCCTGGCCGACGTCCTGGAGGGGACGGTCCAGGCCGCCGCCGACCCCCTTTCCGTGTCCGTGCTGCTCGCCGGCCGGCCCGACGAGACGGACGTGGGCCGGCTGGTCGGGCGCGCCGCGACCCAGCTCGCCGACGCCGGGGTGGGCATCGCCGATCTCTCCCTCGGCCAGCCCAGCCTGGACGAGGCCTTCCTCGCCCTGACCGGCCACGGAGCCGGTCCGGCCACCATCGACCACGAGGAACTGAACGCATGA
- a CDS encoding TetR/AcrR family transcriptional regulator, protein MAESHDTITPPRRRRADARRSIDAILNAARVVLGERPDASMDDVAATAGVTRQTVYAHFPSRDALVAALIEAAAAEYIAALDSAGLDTDPPAEALAQFLDAGWRFLRRNPLLLNPAGPGAPRPDRNALSDVVPPRLERLIRRGQHTGDFGAPLPAAWLAAAVIGLQHAAAAEVTAERLTTDAADALCLESALRLCGGEAPASR, encoded by the coding sequence ATGGCCGAATCGCACGACACCATCACGCCGCCACGCCGCCGCCGGGCCGACGCCCGGCGCAGCATCGACGCCATCCTCAACGCGGCCCGGGTCGTGCTCGGCGAGCGGCCCGACGCGAGCATGGACGACGTCGCCGCCACGGCCGGCGTCACCCGCCAGACGGTCTACGCGCATTTCCCTTCCCGCGACGCGCTGGTCGCCGCCCTCATCGAGGCCGCGGCCGCCGAATACATCGCCGCGCTCGACAGCGCCGGCCTCGACACCGACCCGCCCGCCGAGGCGCTGGCCCAGTTCCTCGACGCCGGCTGGCGGTTCCTTCGCCGCAACCCCCTCCTGCTCAACCCCGCCGGACCCGGGGCTCCGCGCCCGGACCGCAACGCTCTGTCCGACGTCGTGCCCCCGCGGCTCGAACGGCTCATCCGGCGAGGGCAGCACACGGGCGACTTCGGTGCGCCCCTGCCCGCCGCCTGGCTCGCCGCAGCCGTCATCGGACTGCAGCACGCCGCCGCGGCAGAGGTCACCGCCGAGCGCCTCACCACCGACGCGGCGGACGCGCTGTGCCTGGAAAGCGCACTGCGCCTCTGCGGTGGCGAGGCGCCGGCGTCGCGGTAG